In one window of Mobula birostris isolate sMobBir1 chromosome 25, sMobBir1.hap1, whole genome shotgun sequence DNA:
- the rad51d gene encoding DNA repair protein RAD51 homolog 4 isoform X1, whose product MVILREGICPGATAHLIQALKEQNVKTVVNLVTADIEDLAQKCSISYKTLMAVRRVLLAQYSPFPSNGVDLYEELLGSTAILSTGNPSLDKLLDSGLYTGELTEFVGGPGSGKTQVCLSLAVSIACQLKQKVLYVDSTGGLSSRRLLQLIQSQVDRMEEQSEALQRIEVIRVFEVHCLLDVLQELRAGSTRQVTGAHGSLKAIVVDSITAVLSPILGGHQLEGMALMMQLARELKTLARELAIAVIVTNYVVRDAGGGVKPALGCSWSYVPNVRILLRRGSDSAGPAERSATILKSSRQPTRVSVEFDITSLGTLGSRAEPPQPSTGDLDDT is encoded by the exons TGGTGAACTTAGTGACTGCGGACATTGAAGACCTGGCACAGAAATGTTCGATTTCGTACAAG ACGTTGATGGCTGTGAGGCGTGTGTTACTTGCTCAGTATTCTCCATTCCCCTCGAACGGTGTGGATCTGTATGAGGAGCTGCTGGGTTCCACAGCCATCCTGTCTACGGGAAACCCCAG CCTGGACAAGTTGCTGGATTCGGGCCTTTACACAGGAGAGCTGACAGAATTTGTCGGAGGGCCGGGCAGCGGAAAGACTCAG GTGTGCCTCAGCCTGGCTGTGAGCATCGCGTGTCAGCTGAAGCAGAAGGTCCTGTACGTCGACTCGACGGGAGGGCTGAGCAGCCGCCGCCTCCTGCAGCTGATCCAGAGCCAAGTTGACCGcatggaggagcag AGTGAGGCCCTGCAGAGGATCGAGGTGATACGGGTGTTTGAAGTGCACTGCCTCCTGGATGTACTGCAGGAGCTCAGGGCAGGCTCCACACGCCAG GTGACTGGCGCCCACGGCTCATTGAAGGCGATTGTCGTCGACTCCATCACAGCAGTGCTCTCCCCTATTCTGGGTGGCCACCAGCTAGAAG GTATGGCCCTCATGATGCAGCTTGCAAGAGAACTGAAGACATTAGCCAGAGAACTGGCCATCGCAGTGATT GTGACGAACTACGTGGTCCGGGACGCAGGTGGAGGTGTGAAGCCTGCCCTGGGGTGCTCCTGGAGTTATGTCCCCAACGTCCGAATACTCCTCCGGCGCGGGTCTGACTCAGCCGGCCCTGCAGAGCGCAGTGCAACGATACTGAAGTCATCCAGGCAG CCAACTAGGGTCAGTGTGGAATTTGACATCACTTCCCTTGGGACCCTGGGCAGCCGAGCCGAGCCTCCTCAACCCTCCACTGGTGACCTTGACGACACTTAG
- the rad51d gene encoding DNA repair protein RAD51 homolog 4 isoform X3 translates to MVILREGICPGATAHLIQALKEQNVKTVVNLVTADIEDLAQKCSISYKTLMAVRRVLLAQYSPFPSNGVDLYEELLGSTAILSTGNPSLDKLLDSGLYTGELTEFVGGPGSGKTQSEALQRIEVIRVFEVHCLLDVLQELRAGSTRQVTGAHGSLKAIVVDSITAVLSPILGGHQLEGMALMMQLARELKTLARELAIAVIVTNYVVRDAGGGVKPALGCSWSYVPNVRILLRRGSDSAGPAERSATILKSSRQPTRVSVEFDITSLGTLGSRAEPPQPSTGDLDDT, encoded by the exons TGGTGAACTTAGTGACTGCGGACATTGAAGACCTGGCACAGAAATGTTCGATTTCGTACAAG ACGTTGATGGCTGTGAGGCGTGTGTTACTTGCTCAGTATTCTCCATTCCCCTCGAACGGTGTGGATCTGTATGAGGAGCTGCTGGGTTCCACAGCCATCCTGTCTACGGGAAACCCCAG CCTGGACAAGTTGCTGGATTCGGGCCTTTACACAGGAGAGCTGACAGAATTTGTCGGAGGGCCGGGCAGCGGAAAGACTCAG AGTGAGGCCCTGCAGAGGATCGAGGTGATACGGGTGTTTGAAGTGCACTGCCTCCTGGATGTACTGCAGGAGCTCAGGGCAGGCTCCACACGCCAG GTGACTGGCGCCCACGGCTCATTGAAGGCGATTGTCGTCGACTCCATCACAGCAGTGCTCTCCCCTATTCTGGGTGGCCACCAGCTAGAAG GTATGGCCCTCATGATGCAGCTTGCAAGAGAACTGAAGACATTAGCCAGAGAACTGGCCATCGCAGTGATT GTGACGAACTACGTGGTCCGGGACGCAGGTGGAGGTGTGAAGCCTGCCCTGGGGTGCTCCTGGAGTTATGTCCCCAACGTCCGAATACTCCTCCGGCGCGGGTCTGACTCAGCCGGCCCTGCAGAGCGCAGTGCAACGATACTGAAGTCATCCAGGCAG CCAACTAGGGTCAGTGTGGAATTTGACATCACTTCCCTTGGGACCCTGGGCAGCCGAGCCGAGCCTCCTCAACCCTCCACTGGTGACCTTGACGACACTTAG
- the rad51d gene encoding DNA repair protein RAD51 homolog 4 isoform X2, which translates to MVILREGICPGATAHLIQALKEQNVKTVVNLVTADIEDLAQKCSISYKTLMAVRRVLLAQYSPFPSNGVDLYEELLGSTAILSTGNPSLDKLLDSGLYTGELTEFVGGPGSGKTQVCLSLAVSIACQLKQKVLYVDSTGGLSSRRLLQLIQSQVDRMEEQVTGAHGSLKAIVVDSITAVLSPILGGHQLEGMALMMQLARELKTLARELAIAVIVTNYVVRDAGGGVKPALGCSWSYVPNVRILLRRGSDSAGPAERSATILKSSRQPTRVSVEFDITSLGTLGSRAEPPQPSTGDLDDT; encoded by the exons TGGTGAACTTAGTGACTGCGGACATTGAAGACCTGGCACAGAAATGTTCGATTTCGTACAAG ACGTTGATGGCTGTGAGGCGTGTGTTACTTGCTCAGTATTCTCCATTCCCCTCGAACGGTGTGGATCTGTATGAGGAGCTGCTGGGTTCCACAGCCATCCTGTCTACGGGAAACCCCAG CCTGGACAAGTTGCTGGATTCGGGCCTTTACACAGGAGAGCTGACAGAATTTGTCGGAGGGCCGGGCAGCGGAAAGACTCAG GTGTGCCTCAGCCTGGCTGTGAGCATCGCGTGTCAGCTGAAGCAGAAGGTCCTGTACGTCGACTCGACGGGAGGGCTGAGCAGCCGCCGCCTCCTGCAGCTGATCCAGAGCCAAGTTGACCGcatggaggagcag GTGACTGGCGCCCACGGCTCATTGAAGGCGATTGTCGTCGACTCCATCACAGCAGTGCTCTCCCCTATTCTGGGTGGCCACCAGCTAGAAG GTATGGCCCTCATGATGCAGCTTGCAAGAGAACTGAAGACATTAGCCAGAGAACTGGCCATCGCAGTGATT GTGACGAACTACGTGGTCCGGGACGCAGGTGGAGGTGTGAAGCCTGCCCTGGGGTGCTCCTGGAGTTATGTCCCCAACGTCCGAATACTCCTCCGGCGCGGGTCTGACTCAGCCGGCCCTGCAGAGCGCAGTGCAACGATACTGAAGTCATCCAGGCAG CCAACTAGGGTCAGTGTGGAATTTGACATCACTTCCCTTGGGACCCTGGGCAGCCGAGCCGAGCCTCCTCAACCCTCCACTGGTGACCTTGACGACACTTAG